From Hippoglossus stenolepis isolate QCI-W04-F060 chromosome 6, HSTE1.2, whole genome shotgun sequence, a single genomic window includes:
- the emilin3a gene encoding EMILIN-3 yields MHFVMAASPLIFLTLFLSVVETKFYRPLQYNQYKAEHSQHHDQGKPTSRHKNHCAYVTEKTVSFTVQDGAAPYVKAEYNKCTRGQKCPTLMYRLLYKPLFKVAHKTVTELEWRCCPGYSGYGCMEGPPVYQHPMKMMPPFKGPPMKGPQFKGPQFKGPVYKGPMFKGPMFKGPPINAAVKANPWNQAKGPPSSSFNYQMRHFEPQSSSFYPETSFEPYSPEPEPEPQPMPDHQEPHNTEHDQEHEHDQEHEHEREHEHEHEPSHRPEEHILEEIPPPSSGGEHPEGETTGQTLDTETDERIYRMEEDVRRLNMGLETLRGTVNGLEDSLRASLREDANRMLSALFSAAPGSVPAPAVASNPSTVGFAEIPGGDAGTEGLDGRQVFTGLTELNGRVEELRAEMQAKTVELLELKATVMGHDGQLNKVPDRAGVVSNSTDNFPPGAMGKMMDAKLNASRTEILGGFEKRVESAEGRCEEKAGDVRRQCQREQAERQEQMEDALHESATDFRTELRNLQAQIHGFKTSESCCGRLSGLVERLQLLETSVAGLNQSQGHLRVELGGHKDHIEGMLEGRLAYVEAKLNLTGQIQSDETGRRSVPLRAETGQGLETRVEGKLRALEGRLLMALEELSNATAPALLEGHAVPALETELDSIRERIEVDVDRVQKHLSNLEIRCSSSCSSPQRPSAIQGDSAVPSAEEESVKDVLDVQEDRLNTFNVTLQNILRRLSLREQQEQAEVDTPIQGELTILKFNVRSVNRTLRVIQSSLGTVVHQVGQANSSWHEREARLAQQIKGVVHLVGHQASMLGAGERRLTRLKGELHEMKRRLADELQGCRSTAMGVQKEVTVVEGRVASVEDQCKGLNYMAEDLERIREELEKQSNGLLLQVNGTLSSHAQQLTELRGELRNFTEKAEPTPPSTELESEPRRGDTFTLN; encoded by the exons ATGCATTTTGTGATGGCTGCGAGTCCTTTAATTTTCCTTACTCTATTTCTGTCAGTGGTCGAAACCAAGTTCTACAGACCACTCCAGTATAACCAGTATAAAGCCGAGCACAGTCAACACCATGACCAAGGGAAACCCACCAGCAGACACAA GAACCACTGTGCTTATGTCACTGAGAAGACagtttccttcactgtgcaggATGGGGCAGCCCCCTATGTAAAAGCTGAATACAACAAGTGTACCAGGGGTCAGAAATGTCCAACTCTGAT GTATCGTCTGCTCTACAAACCATTGTTCAAGGTGGCGCATAAAACCGTCACAGAGCTGGAATGGCGATGTTGTCCAGGGTACTCTGGCTATGGCTGCATGGAGGGTCCTCCAGTTTACCAACACCCTATGAAAATGATGCCACCATTCAAGGGCCCGCCAATGAAAGGCCCACAGTTCAAGGGCCCACAGTTTAAGGGCCCAGTGTACAAAGGCCCCATGTTCAAGGGTCCCATGTTTAAAGGCCCCCCTATTAACGCTGCTGTGAAAGCCAACCCATGGAATCAAGCCAAAGGACCGCCCAGCAGCAGTTTCAACTACCAAATGCGTCACTTTGAGCCTCAGAGTTCCTCCTTCTATCCAGAAACCTCCTTTGAGCCCTATTCAcctgagccagagccagagccacaGCCAATGCCAGACCACCAGGAGCCACATAACACAGAGCATGACCAAGAACATGAGCATGACCAAGAACATGAGCATGAAcgtgaacatgaacatgaacacgAGCCAAGCCACAGACCTGAAGAACATATACTAGAGGaaatccctcctccttcctctggaGGTGAACATCCTGAGGGCGAGACCACAG GCCAGACTCTGGACACCGAGACAGACGAGCGCATATATCGAATGGAGGAAGATGTGCGACGACTAAACATGGGTTTGGAGACCTTGAGGGGGACTGTGAATGGCCTAGAAGACAGTCTACGAGCCTCTCTGAGAGAGGACGCCAACAGGATGCTGTCAGCTCTGTTCTCTGCTGCCCCGGGTTCTGTTCCCGCTCCGGCTGTAGCCTCTAATCCATCCACTGTCGGGTTTGCGGAGATTCCCGGGGGGGATGCTGGTACAGAGGGTCTTGATGGAAGACAAGTGTTCACAGGTCTTACAGAACTGAATGGAAGAGTAGAGGAGCTCAGGGCAGAGATGCAAGCCAAGACGGTAGAGCTGCTGGAACTCAAAGCAACAGTGATGGGACATGATGGACAGCTGAACAAGGTGCCAGACAGAGCGGGAGTGGTATCGAACTCCACTGACAATTTCCCCCCGGGAGCAATGGGAAAGATGATGGATGCCAAGCTGAATGCATCCAGGACAGAAATTCTCGGTGGGTTTGAGAAGCGTGTGGAGAGTGCAGAGGGCCGATGTGAGGAGAAAGCTGGGGATGTGCGTCGTCAGTGCCAGAGGGAGCAAGCTGAAAGGCAGGAGCAGATGGAAGATGCTCTGCATGAAAGTGCGACAGACTTTAGAACAGAGCTGAGAAATCTCCAGGCACAGATCCATGGTTTCAAGACTTCAGAAAGCTGCTGTGGCAGATTGAGTGGATTGGTTGAACGGTTGCAGCTGCTGGAAACATCCGTGGCCGGCCTCAACCAGTCCCAGGGGCACCTGAGAGTGGAGCTTGGTGGACACAAAGACCACATAGAGGGAATGCTGGAGGGGCGTCTGGCGTATGTTGAGGCCAAGCTCAACCTGACTGGGCAGATTCAAAGTGATGAGACTGGAAGGAGGAGTGTCCCACTCAGAGCTGAGACTGGGCAGGGCCTGGAGACCAGAGTGGAGGGTAAGCTGAGGGCTCTGGAGGGACGTTTACTGATGGCTTTGGAGGAGCTTAGTAACGCCACTGCCCCTGCGCTGCTGGAGGGTCATGCTGTTCCCGCTCTGGAGACAGAACTGGATTCCATCCGAGAAAGAATAGAGGTGGATGTGGACCGAGTGCAGAAACACCTGAGCAACCTTGAGATTCGATGCTCGTCTTCCTGTTCCTCACCTCAACGCCCATCTGCCATTCAGGGAGACTCTGCTGTGCcaagtgcagaggaggagagcgtcAAGGATGTGTTAGACGTGCAAGAGGACCGTTTGAATACCTTCAATGTGACACTGCAGAACATCCTGAGGCGTCTGAGCCTTAGGGAGCAACAGGAACAAGCTGAAGTAGATACTCCTATCCAGGGAGAGCTCACAATCCTCAAGTTTAATGTTCGCTCAGTCAACCGCACTCTGAGAGTCATCCAGAGCTCCCTGGGAACAGTCGTCCACCAGGTGGGTCAAGCCAACAGCTCCTGGCATGAGAGAGAGGCTCGTCTCGCCCAGCAGATAAAGGGTGTGGTCCATCTGGTTGGACATCAGGCTTCCATGCTCGGGGCAGGTGAGCGCCGACTGACCCGTCTTAAGGGTGAGCTGCACGAGATGAAGAGGCGGCTAGCAGACGAGTTGCAGGGCTGCCGGAGCACAGCTATGGGGGTCCAGAAAGAGGTGACAGTGGTTGAGGGGCGTGTTGCCAGTGTGGAAGACCAGTGCAAAGGCCTAAATTACATGGCAGAGGACCTGGAGAGAAtcagggaggagctggagaaacaaTCAAATGGACTTCTCCTGCAGGTAAATGGGACTCTCTCCAGCCACGCTCAGCAGCTGACTGAGCTGAGAGGTGAACTCAGAAACTTCACCGAAAAGGCAGAGCCAACACCACCGAGTACAGAGCTGGAGTCAGAGCCAAGGCGAGGGGACACCTTCACTTTGAATTAG
- the opn7d gene encoding opsin 7, group member d: MGNASDTSAVFASTISKEHDFFMGSTYSVFCVLSLMGNCILLLVAYHKWSTLKPAEFFIINLSISDLGMTLSLFPLAIPSCFSHRWLFGEITCQLYAMCGVLFGLCSLTNLTALSLVCCLKVCFPNHGNKFSSSHARLLVVGVWCYASVFAVGPLAQWGHYSAEPYGTACCIDWHAPNHELSALSYIVCLFLFCYALPCTVIFLSYTFILLTVRGSRQAVQQHVSPQTKTNNAHALIVKLSVAVCIGFLGAWTPYAAVAMWAAFGDATRVPPAAFALAAVFAKSSTIYNPVVYLLCKPNFRECLYRDTSTLRQRIYKGSPQSNPRERLGSNSQHNKDTCISTRFSNGQQESYGACLHCTENAALCHVTPAQRTASILTGSTCREVTVSQLSAEPQADFL, encoded by the exons ATGGGAAATGCTTCAGACACATCTGCTGTGTTTGCCTCCACCATCTCCAAGGAGCACGACTTCTTCATGGGTTCCACTTACAGCGTATTTT GTGTCCTGTCCCTCATGGGAAACTGCATCCTGCTACTTGTTGCATATCACAAGTGGTCGACCTTGAAGCCGGCAGAGTTCTTCATAATCAATCTCTCTATCAGTGACCTTGGGATGACGCTGTCTTTATTCCCCTTGGCAATACCATCATGTTTTTCACACAG GTGGCTGTTTGGAGAAATCACCTGTCAGCTCTACGCCATGTGCGGAGTACTGTTTGGTCTGTGCAGCTTGACCAACCTCACAGCCCTCTCCTTAGTCTGCTGCCTTAAGGTCTGCTTCCCTAACCACG GTAACAAGTTCTCCTCTTCACATGCCCGCCTCCTGGTGGTTGGAGTGTGGTGCTACGCATCTGTGTTTGCCGTGGGGCCCCTGGCACAGTGGGGACATTACAGTGCCGAGCCTTACGGCACAGCCTGCTGCATTGACTGGCATGCACCCAACCACGAGCTTTCAGCTTTGTCTTACATCGTCTGCCTTTTCCTATTTTGCTATGCACTGCCCTGCACCGTCATCTTCCTCTCCTACACCTTCATTCTGCTGACAGTGCGGGGCTCGCGTCAGGCCGTCCAGCAGCATGTGTCACCGCAGACCAAGACCAACAATGCACACGCTCTCATTGTCAAG CTGTCAGTCGCAGTGTGCATCGGCTTCCTGGGCGCCTGGACCCCATATGCTGCTGTGGCCATGTGGGCTGCTTTCGGAGATGCCACACGAGTTCCTCCTGCAGCCTTCGCCCTGGCCGCCGTATTCGCCAAATCTTCCACCATCTACAACCCTGTGGTCTACCTGCTGTGCAAACCCAACTTTCGAGAGTGCCTCTACAGAGACACGTCTACGTTACGACAGAGGATCTACAAGGGAAGTCCACAGTCAAATCCGAGAGAACGCCTCGGATCTAACTCACAGCACAATAAGGACACGTGCATCTCCACGCGGTTCTCAAACGGACAGCAGGAGAGCTACGGGGCGTGTCTGCACTGCACTGAGAACGCAGCGCTGTGCCACGTGACACCGGCCCAAAGAACCGCCAGCATCCTGACTGGATCTACCTGCAGAGAGGTGACAGTTAGCCAGCTCTCAGCCGAACCACAGGCTGACTTCCTATag
- the rad21l1 gene encoding double-strand-break repair protein rad21-like protein 1 — protein sequence MLFYTQLFTSKRGPLAKIWLAAHWERKLTKAHVFECNLEDTIQDIISPKMKIGLRTSGHLLLGVVRIYSRKAKYLFADCSNALLQMKVAFRPGQTDLPVEGLEATVTAITLIEDFTSFDAQLPPLSNIDIVDHFSLNQGRSDEITLKEDFGKDTLTLADFGDESNRHQNSLLDMSFHSLTQQGDAFGDEDRAFDLLDFLTNSSDHVESTNFVSDEPQNESPENSTLYYHQDVNSRDPVEGETSTMNETSLLINEKAFALEPVITTPNSERKRGKRKRKLVVDEIKELSNSYIREQLCDFSDLIAPLDMAPPTVQLMQWKESGGADQLFAQTCSTVATPQIKELFAKSIFPLKCFVCEEVEEKRQDRHEAQQDLSTLTSENISVMDSSVDTENLNNTEPIVLYPLNNNLHEDYSNHPQDQNMSEVFYPELPSEDSMFVHPSRMEQETESTALHTQSMLDSQDFEERRISGRAHALLNSLKRSGDTTFSLEALCEGGNRSQAATTFFCLLVLKKEQALHLQQSAAYQDILATPGPKFNDL from the exons ATGTTGTTCTACACGCAGCTCTTCACGTCCAAGCGCGGGCCGCTAGCTAAGATCTGGTTAGCGGCGCACTGGGAGCGGAAGCTCACCAAGGCCCATGTGTTTGAATGCAACTTGGAAGATACGATACAAGACATCATCTCTCCAAAG atgaagATCGGTTTACGCACGTCAGGTCACCTGCTCCTCGGTGTGGTCAGGATCTACTCCAGGAAAGCAAAGTACCTGTTTGCAGACTGCAGCAATGCCCTGCTTCAGATGAAAGTAGCGTTCAGGCCAG GTCAGACAGATTTGCCCGTCGAGGGGCTCGAGGCAACAGTGACGGCGATCACCTTGATCGAAGATTTCACTTCTTTTGATGCCCAGCTGCCGCCTCTCAG TAACATAGATATCGTGGACCACTTCTCACTGAACCAGGGTCGATCAGACGAAATCACTCTGAAAGAGGATTTTGGAAAAGACACTCTGACCCTGGCAGACTTCG GAGACGAGTCCAACCGCCACCAGAATTCACTGCTGGATATGAGCTTCCATAGCCTGACACAACAGGGAGACGCCTTTGGAGATGAGGACAGAGCGTTCGACTTACTTG ACTTTCTGACAAACTCCAGTGATCACGTTGAATCCACCAACTTCGTCTCAGACGAGCCTCAAAACGAAAGTCCAGAGAACTCCACACTCTATTATCATCAAG ATGTAAACAGTAGAGATCCAGTTGAGGGAGAGACCTCTACAATGAATGAGACCAGCCTGCTCATTAACGAGAAGGCCTTTGCCCTGGAACCTGTGATAACCACTC CAAActcggagaggaagaggggaaagaggaaaCGCAAGCTGGTCGTGGACGAGATTAAAGAGCTGAGCAACAGTTATATCAGGGAGCAGCTTTGTGACTTTTCAGATTTGATCGCCCCCTTGGACATGGCCCCGCCGACCGTGCAGCTCATGCAGTGGAAGGAGAGCGGGGGGGCAGACCAACTTTTTGCACAGACATGTTCCACTGTAGCGACTCCACAGATAAAGGAG CTCTTTGCTAAGAGTATTTTCCCgctgaaatgttttgtgtgtgaggaggttGAGGAGAAGCGTCAGGACAGACATGAAG CTCAGCAGGACCTCAGCACCCTCACCTcagaaaacatcagtgtcatGGATTCATCAGTCGACACTGAAAATTTAAACAACACTGAGCCGATAGTTCTCTATCCACTGAACAACAACCTGCATGAGGATTACTCAAATCACCCACAA gatCAAAACATGTCAGAGGTCTTTTATCCAGAACTTCCATCAGAAGACTCCATGTTTGTCCATCCGTCTCGCATGGAGCAGGAGACTGAGTCGACGGCCCTGCACACTCAG TCGATGCTGGACAGCCAGGATtttgaggagaggaggataagCGGGCGAGCACACGCGCTTCTGAACAGCCTGAAA cgcaGCGGTGACACCACATTCAGCCTGGAGGCGCTCTGTGAAGGGGGCAATCGCTCACAGGCAGCAACCACTTTCTTCTGCCTGCTGGTCCTGAAAAAGGAACAAGCCCTACACCTGCAGCAGAGCGCCGCCTACCAGGACATCCTCGCGACGCCAGGACCTAAGTTTAACgatttgtaa
- the LOC118111032 gene encoding syntaphilin gives MSLTPSRKPSSGQRRRSIGTGGGSGKYSIDTSSTHTYPGRGRAAEESLMARTYPTTPRRQAKHTACSDNHGIRPPTPEQYLTPLQQKEVCIRHLRARLRENVERLQHRDCEIDGLRTQLYRMQEDWIEEECHRVEAQLALKEARKEILHLQEVVESGKSSPGVREQDPHDHKPYSGLLGARPGGRSRSCGCSPASTLSRSTTRTRMSSEALHVERSPNAPEAGGASRSPGQTHLLLEAALLSEQLPPQGHMRGPPRSSTYERLCSGGAVLPVSHSCHTLSSSCRCSGHTYQPHHHLFLHLPQEEVPVTAVTPAVPVTDPVPTPSPAAEKRPEVRSQACSPTMTWLCEESSAGELSVISLPTADVTPSEPHLFPSSLPPASPPSYRLETLPREQPEEVVKMPAEPHTCQPHPTAPLPVRQEATVLDIEEDDREEGEGARDEGHSPQLCHWSRYFLVDLLALAVPVVPTMAWLCRGAPRDVLPVYHIGSLLRGCCAVALHSLRRQGAGRGRRPTDMNGTSAI, from the exons ATGTCTCTCACTCCCAGTCGGAAGCCCTCCTCAGGTCAGCGCAG GCGCTCGATTGGCACCGGTGGCGGCAGCGGGAAATATTCCATCGATACATCTAGTACCCACACCTACCCTGGTCGGGGCCGGGCAGCAGAGGAGAGTCTCATGGCTCGGACGTATCCCACTACACCCAG acGTCAGGCAAAGCACACAGCCTGCAGTGACAACCATGGGATCAGGCCCCCGACCCCGGAGCAGTACCTCACGCCCCTGCAACAGAAGGAGGTGTGTATACGACACCTTCGAGCCAGGCTGAGGGAGAATGTGGAAAGACTCCAGCACAG GGACTGTGAAATAGATGGGTTGAGGACCCAGCTGTACAGGATGCAGGAAGACTGGATAGAGGAGGAATGCCACCGTGTGGAGGCCCAGTTGGCTCTGAAAGAAGCCCGCAAGGAGATTCTGCACCTCCAGGAAGTGGTGGAGTCAGGGAAGTCGAGCCCCGGTGTCCGGGAACAAGACCCCCACGACCACAAGCCATACTCTGGGTTGCTGGGAGCTCGGCCCGGTGGCAGGTCTCGCTCCTGTGGTTGTTCACCAGCCAGCACTTTGAGCCGCAGCACCACCCGCACCCGAATGAGCAGCGAAGCTCTGCATGTGGAGCGCAGCCCCAACGCTCCTGAGGCAGGTGGAGCATCTCGCTCACCAGGACaaacccacctcctcctggaAGCGGCCCTCCTGTCAGAGCAGCTGCCGCCACAGGGCCACATGCGAGGTCCCCCTCGCTCTTCCACCTATGAAAGGCTGTGCAGTGGGGGGGCCGTGTTGCCAGTCTCCCACTCCTGCCACacgctcagcagcagctgcaggtgcagTGGACACACCTACCAACCCCACCATCACCTGTTCCTGCACTTACCTCAGGAGGAGGTCCCAGTAACAGCGGTGACTCCTGCAGTCCCAGTCACTGACCCTGTCCCCactccttctcctgcagcagagaaaaggcCAGAGGTCCGCTCCCAGGCCTGCAGCCCCACCATGACCTGGCTGTGTGAGGAAAGCAGTGCAGGAGAACTCAGTGTCATTTCTTTACCCACAGCAGACGTCACCCCCTCAGAACCTCATCTGTTCCCATCGTCTTTACCTCCTGCGTCTCCTCCTTCATACAGATTAGAGACGCTACCACGGGAACAACCGGAGGAGGTAGTGAAGATGCCAGCAGAGCCACACACCTGCCAACCCCACCCTACAGCTCCACTGCCAGTGAGGCAGGAGGCCACAGTTCTGGACATAGAGGAGGACGACAGGGAGGAAGGTGAAGGAGCAAGAGATGAAGGGCATTCCCCTCAGCTGTGCCACTGGAGCCGCTACTTCCTCGTGGATCTTTTGGCCCTGGCAGTGCCAGTGGTCCCCACCATGGCGTGGCTGTGTCGCGGGGCACCACGGGATGTCCTGCCGGTGTATCACATCGGCTCCCTGCTCAGAGGCTGCTGCGCTGTGGCCCTCCACTCGCTGCGCCGGCAGGGAGCCGGCAGGGGACGCAGGCCCACGGACATGAATGGAACATCAGCAATCTGA